The following are encoded in a window of Castanea sativa cultivar Marrone di Chiusa Pesio chromosome 9, ASM4071231v1 genomic DNA:
- the LOC142609299 gene encoding uncharacterized protein At1g05835-like produces MATFIKFLCVLFVLSLVGKGNCQCTLSQVAIKQSRTGEVVQQKPVWSVTINNGCPCSQSDLKLSCNGFQTVKPIDPSVLSQSGNECLVNNGVPVQPSSSVSFTYAWDTSFSFQPLSSQINCS; encoded by the exons ATGGCTACTTTCATCAAATTTCTTTGTGTACTTTTCGTCCTCAGTCTCGTTGGCAAAG GAAATTGTCAATGCACCCTAAGCCAAGTAGCCATCAAACAATCTAGAACTGGAGAAGTAGTGCAACAAAAGCCAGTGTGGAGTGTGACAATCAACAATGGCTGCCCTTGTTCCCAATCAGATTTGAAATTGTCCTGCAATGGGTTTCAGACTGTGAAACCAATTGACCCTTCGGTCTTGTCTCAGTCCGGCAATGAATGTCTTGTTAACAATGGTGTGCCAGTTCAACCATCTTCTTCAGTTAGCTTCACCTATGCTTGGGacacttcattttcattccaGCCACTTTCTTCCCAAATCAATTGTTCTTAA